Proteins encoded in a region of the Prunus persica cultivar Lovell chromosome G4, Prunus_persica_NCBIv2, whole genome shotgun sequence genome:
- the LOC109948760 gene encoding lysine-rich arabinogalactan protein 19-like has product MASFFPRFLKFLPAVSSASYPGGFGPRPRRWWYPRAPPPSPSSQPLRFLRFSPNRLRRVLPPPATNSDNSGMMSDLITRRRAVTTTQSTAPPTQPTSAATAPASPATAPALMDHLAVGPAGSQGPASSASSVAQPVSARRRQRPLQHHRDHIH; this is encoded by the exons ATGgcctccttcttccccagATTTCTGAAATTTCTCCCCGCCGTCAGCTCAGCCTCCTACCCCGGTGGATTTGGACCGCGCCCGCGACGTTGGTGGTACCCCAGAGCTCCCCCGCCGTCGCCGTCAAGCCAGCCGCTGCGATTTCTTCGGTTTTCACCGAATCGGCTCCGCCGtgttctccctcctccggcgaCCAATTCCGACAACTCAGGTATG ATGTCAGACCTGATTACACGTCGTAGGGCGGTGACGACCACGCAGAGTACGGCGCCCCCGACTCAGCCgacatctgctgccactgctcCAGCATCTCCTGCCACTGCGCCGGCACTGATGGACCACTTGGCAGTTGGACCTGCGGGGTCCCAGGGGCCTGCCTCATCCGCGTCATCAGTGGCGCAGCCTGTTAGTGCCAGGCGGCGTCAACGGCCCCTCCAGCACCACCGAGACCACATCCACTGA